Proteins encoded within one genomic window of Natator depressus isolate rNatDep1 chromosome 1, rNatDep2.hap1, whole genome shotgun sequence:
- the LOC141981690 gene encoding collagenase 3-like, producing the protein MMHPSLAAAFLFLLGLSCCLTLPIPHEDSDEFTTEDLQFAERYLKTHYNLHSNPAGIRKKNANSVAAKLREMQSFFGLEVTGILDEETYELMQQPRCGVPDVGEYNFFPRKLKWSKNNLTYRIVNYTRDLTRAEVDRAFKKAFKVWSEVTPLNFTRIRSGTADIMISFGTKEHGDFYPFDGPSGLLAHAFPPGPNYGGDAHFDDDETWSTDSRGYNLFLVAAHEFGHSLGLEHSRDPGALMFPIYTYTGNTGFLLPDDDVQGIQALYGAGDRDPNPEHPKTPEKCDENLSLDAITELRGEMMIFKDRFFWRLHPQVVDAELVLIKSFWPELPNKIDAAYENPMKDHVFIFRGRKFWALNGYDIVEGYPKKIYELGFPREMKTIDGAVHIKDTGKTLFFTGNKYWSYDEENQVMEKGYPKLIEEEFPGIGNRVDAVYQKNGYIYFSNGPLQFQYSIWRKRIVRVLKTNSMFWC; encoded by the exons ATGATGCATCCAAGCCTTGCAGCTGCCTTCCTTTTCTTGCTGGGCTTGTCATGCTGTTTGACACTGCCTATTCCCCATGAAGACAGCGATGAATTCACAACAGAAGACCTCCAGTTTGCAGAG cgCTATCTAAAGACACATTACAACCTACATTCCAATCCTGCTGGCATAAGGAAGAAGAATGCCAACTCAGTGGCAGCCAAACTTCGAGAAATGCAGTCTTTTTTTGGGCTGGAGGTGACTGGCATATTAGATGAAGAAACATATGAGCTGATGCAACAGCCAAGATGTGGTGTCCCCGATGTGGGGGAATACAACTTTTTCCCTAGAAAACTAAAGTGGtcaaaaaataatttaacataCAG AATTGTGAATTACACTCGAGATCTGACACGTGCTGAAGTGGACAGAGCATTCAAAAAAGCATTCAAGGTTTGGTCTGAAGTGACACCACTGAACTTTACTAGAATTCGTAGTGGCACTGCTGATATCATGATTTCCTTTGGAACTAAAG AACATGGTGACTTTTATCCCTTTGATGGACCTTCTGGATTACTGGCTCATGCTTTTCCTCCTGGACCAAATTATGGAGGAGATGCCCATTTTGACGATGATGAAACCTGGTCAACTGATTCCAGAG GATACAACTTGTTTCTTGTGGCTGCCCATGAGTTTGGTCACTCTTTGGGACTTGAGCACTCCAGAGACCCGGGAGCTCTGATGTTCCCTATTTACACCTACACTGGCAACACTGGGTTCTTGCTTCCTGACGATGATGTGCAAGGGATCCAAGCTCTCTATG GTGCAGGAGACAGAGATCCCAACCCCGAACACCCCAAAACTCCAGAGAAATGTGATGAAAATTTGTCACTTGATGCAATAACAGAACTTCGAGGAGAAATGATGATCTTCAAGGACAG GTTCTTCTGGCGCCTACATCCTCAGGTGGTTGACGCAGAACTGGTGTTAATTAAATCATTTTGGCCAGAACTTCCAAACAAGATTGATGCTGCCTATGAAAACCCCATGAAAGATCATGTGTTCATATTTAGGG GCAGGAAATTCTGGGCTCTGAATGGCTATGACATAGTTGAAGGGTACCCTAAAAAAATATATGAATTGGGATTCCCCAGAGAGATGAAAACAATAGATGGGGCTGTCCACATTAAAGACACTGGCAAGACTCTCTTTTTTACTGGAAACAAGTACTGGAG CTATGATGAAGAAAACCAAGTTATGGAAAAAGGCTACCCCAAACTGATAGAGGAAGAATTCCCAGGAATTGGCAATAGAGTGGATGCAGTCTACCAAAAAAATG GTTACATCTACTTTTCCAACGGACCACTGCAGTTTCAATATAGCATCTGGAGGAAAAGAATTGTTCGTGTCTTGAAAACTAACTCCATGTTCTGGTGCTAA